Proteins encoded by one window of Panicum virgatum strain AP13 chromosome 7N, P.virgatum_v5, whole genome shotgun sequence:
- the LOC120681511 gene encoding pollen-specific leucine-rich repeat extensin-like protein 2 isoform X2 has protein sequence MAGVVERPSGGGDDAEGNYPVGFRFKPTLRELVEFYLLPKLLDKPTVPNDAVIEADAYECHPEILTRRYEERGADDNWYFLSPRNRRYPGGDRPSRRTADNRGRWKPSTGQSKPGAKANKGPRKNLSVGAIEFTENTLAYYVGEAKNENETKTKWLMHELTVPELDKEKAPESAAAEQPRDNMLLNRYVMCRIYKSPLKKWREAEDEEGSTSSASAPACDEPAPTSLQPGPAPETVAETSSARATSSKSAGKRQAVEQPSGHAANAPNKRASSQRRMPVMPPGPPRPTTHANGGGMRVPPAGAGAAGYYHSVPGLPPLLQWPPPPMYNSMQGPVQLQRPPLTYVPNGQRPPVLRLCPPHRAAAAAAPNSVGRTVMMRPPNLAASQPNRPPPPFPRPPPGQQLRSQQQMEDMKAHEERVLWQLLAELKSPRGSASFAGQQHVRPTASTQPACFDESANLRHPAGAEAMVPRTQFPAPHNFYPCSGFKQQQQQSSSPAAIPAATVPPGAAGPVNVEATPAAADAPGKLSVPGDANEESAKGDCYGYGNQLFEDFFADLAPLKN, from the exons ATGGCAGGCGTAGTGGAGAGACCGAGCGGAGGGGGAGACGACGCGGAAGGCAACTACCCGGTGGGGTTCCGGTTCAAGCCGACGCTCCGGGAGCTCGTGGAGTTCTACCTCCTCCCCAAGCTGCTGGACAAGCCGACCGTGCCCAACGACGCCGTCATCGAGGCGGACGCGTACGAGTGCCACCCGGAGATACTCACCA GAAGGTACGAGGAGAGGGGCGCGGACGACAACTGGTACTTCCTGTCGCCGAGGAACCGCAGGTACCCCGGAGGGGACAGGCCGTCGCGGCGCACGGCCGACAACCGCGGCCGGTGGAAGCCGTCGACGGGCCAGTCGAAGCCGGGGGCCAAGGCGAACAAGGGTCCCAGGAAGAACCTCAGCGTCGGCGCGATCGAGTTCACCGAGAACACCCTCGCCTACTACGTGGGCGAGGCCAAGAACGAGAACGAGACCAAGACCAAGTGGCTGATGCACGAGCTGACCGTCCCGGAGCTCGACAAGGAGAAAGCTCCCGAGAGCGCGGCCGCTGAACAGCCCAGAGACAACATGCTG TTGAACAGGTACGTCATGTGTAGGATTTACAAGAGCCCGTTGAAAAAATGGAGAGAggccgaggacgaggagggcagcaccagctccgcctccgcccccgcgTGCGACGAGCCGGCGCCAACTTCGTTGCAGCCCGGGCCGGCGCCGGAGACCGTCGCGGAGACATCCTCGGCGCGGGCGACGTCGAGCAAGAGCGCGGGCAAGAGGCAAGCCGTGGAGCAGCCGAGCGGGCACGCCGCCAACGCGCCGAACAAGCGGGCTTCGTCCCAGCGGAGGATGCCAGTAATGCCACCGGGACCGCCACGGCCCACGACGCACGCGAACGGCGGCGGCATGCGAGTGCCGCCggccggagccggagcagcaGGCTACTACCACAGCGTACCAGGGCTGCCCCCGCTGCTgcaatggccgccgccgccgatgtaCAACAGCATGCAGGGACCAGTGCAGCTGCAGCGGCCGCCGTTGACGTACGTGCCCAACGGGCAGAGGCCGCCGGTGTTGAGGTTATGCCCGCCGCACcgggccgccgctgcagccgcccCCAACTCTGTTGGTCGGACGGTGATGATGCGTCCACCGAACCTagcagccagccagccgaaccggccgccgccgcccttcccgcGCCCACCACCAGGGCAGCAGCTGCGGTCGCAGCAGCAGATGGAGGACATGAAAGCGCACGAAGAGCGAGTGCTGTGGCAGCTGCTAGCTGAACTGAAATCACCGCGAGGCAGCGCGTCTTTCGCAGGGCAGCAACATGTCAGGCCGACGGCGTCCACGCAGCCAGCATGCTTCGACGAGAGTGCCAATCTCCGTCATCCTGCGGGAGCAGAAGCCATGGTCCCTCGCACCCAGTTTCCTGCGCCTCACAACTTCTACCCTTGCAGCGGcttcaagcagcagcagcagcaatctaGTAGTCCGGCGGCTATCCCAGCTGCCACTGTCCCTCCTGGCGCCGCTGGGCCAGTTAATGTAgaggcgacgccggcggctGCCGACGCGCCCGGTAAGCTGTCGGTGCCAGGAGATGCGAACGAAGAAAGCGCCAAGGGAGACTGCTACGGCTATGGCAATCAACTTTTTGAAGATTTCTTCGCCGATTTGGCCCCTCTGAAGAATTGA
- the LOC120681511 gene encoding protein SPT2 homolog isoform X1, which yields MRGYEYETNGYHRAVEDEYEDEYYDQDEYEEDGSGVGDEYVEEEEPLEGQKEILELRERLKEQIRRKAKAAAATAAGRSSSSHDRVPLTRDNKFGSFFGPSKPVISRRVIEERKSLKELHSTVSRDPRPSVVHRDMPSSSKVQNRVNGHQHKPKIVNEVKKKAEALKDNRDYSFLLSDDADLSSSPKEKPSARSSLSQKADREVMHSAAKSKAPTSQSARLSNGYGSKNTLSTQRHAEGRVDSTRKEAFSNRERVVSRDSERMHGIVRNGSNQASTSKITSQKLPTKGPIANRHLSKDLNDPALRKGSVASRHEIDRPKSSQSQRMQSAVQRPQLSSHGQRPHQSVQQRPQPSLPNRRPQQVSQGRKPQQSLQSQKTQQSLQSQRPQQSLHVQKLQSSQTHRPQLQNNRSQSMQGQRPLSSQGQYSEQRRVQANDRVKQVERQIRPPSKPMPSRPISSNGIRDDHAKRKQVAKRRFDEDEDEDEENPFAIIRNMFGYDPRKYVGRDEDDSDMEADFATIEREEKRSARIARQEDDEQLRLIEEEERHEQERKRRKMAARGR from the exons ATGAGGGGCTACGAATACGAGACCAAT GGTTACCATCGAGCAGTGGAGGATGAATATGAAGATGAGTATTATGATCAAGATGAGTACGAGGAGGATGGTTCAGGTGTTGGGGATGAGTATGTTGAGGAGGAAGAACCTCTAGAGGGACAGAAGGAGATCCTTGAGTTGAGAGAACGGCTAAAGGAGCAGATaagaagaaaggcaaaggctgCTGCGGCCACCGCAGCTGgccgttcttcttcttcacatgATAGAGTTCCTCTAACCAGGGATAACAA aTTTGGCTCTTTCTTTGGACCATCTAAGCCGGTGATTTCTCGACGAGTGATTGAAGAAAGAAAGTCATTGAAAGAACTGCATAGCACAGTCTCAAGAGATCCAAGGCCTTCTGTAGTACAT aGGGATATGCCATCCTCCTCTAAAGTTCAAAATAGAGTAAATGGACATCAGCATAAACCAAAGATAGTTAATGAG GTAAAGAAGAAGGCTGAAGCTCTTAAGGATAACCGGGATTATTCATTTCTACTCTCAGATGATGCTGACCTTTCGTCCTCTCCAAAGGAGAAACCTTCAGCTAGATCTTCCTTGTCTCAAAAGGCTG ACCGCGAGGTGATGCATTCAGCCGCAAAGAGCAAGGCACCAACAAGTCAATCTGCACGGCTATCAAATGGATATGGATCTAAGAACACATTGTCAACCCAAAGACATGCTGAAGGTAGGGTAGATTCCACAAGAAAGGAGGCTTTCTCAAATAGGGAAAGGGTGGTTTCACGTGACAGTGAGAGGATGCATGGTATTGTTAGAAATGGATCCAACCAGGCAAGTACTAGCAAAATTACAAGCCAAAAGCTTCCAACCAAGGGTCCTATTGCTAATAGGCATCTCTCAAAGGATTTGAATGATCCAGCTCTGAGGAAGGGCAGTGTAGCCTCGAGGCATGAGATTGACAGGCCAAAATCCTCGCAAAGTCAGAGGATGCAGTCAGCTGTTCAGAGACCACAGCTTTCTTCCCATGGTCAGAGGCCACATCAATCGGTGCAGCAGAGGCCACAACCGTCATTGCCGAATAGAAGACCACAGCAGGTGTCGCAGGGTCGGAAGCCACAACAATCATTGCAGAGTCAAAAGACGCAGCAGTCATTGCAGAGTCAAAGACCGCAGCAGTCTTTACATGTTCAGAAATTGCAATCTTCACAAACTCACAGACCTCAGTTGCAAAATAACAGGTCTCAGTCTATGCAAGGGCAAAGGCCTCTTTCTTCGCAGGGTCAATACTCGGAGCAAAGAAGAGTTCAGGCAAATGATAGAGTAAAACAAGTAGAAAGGCAAATTCGACCTCCTTCGAAACCCATG CCATCTCGGCCTATCTCTTCCAATGGAATACGTGATGATCATGCAAAGAGAAAGCAAGTGGCGAAAAGAAGAtttgatgaagatgaagatgaagatgaggagaacccttttgccattATCAGAAATATGTTCGG GTATGATCCTAGAAAATATGTTGGCAGAGATGAGGATGATAGTGACATGGAAGCAGATTTTGCTACTATAGAGAGGGAAGAGAAAAGAAG TGCAAGGATTGCTAGGCAGGAGGACGATGAGCAACTCCGCCTGattgaggaggaagagagacaTGAGCAGGAGAGGAAGAGGCGAAAGATGGCGGCACGGGGTCGATAG
- the LOC120683345 gene encoding lysine-specific demethylase phf2-like, giving the protein MLPPVTIPAHPPPPSKSTTTSSPEQQQEPPPPPPPAPPSGVESEAPPKRRKVEEVGFQRSPYYTIRETVANLRGCFLQVCQGTESQKKDAAVEILKEMKDVMELSKKARLELSSAAEPVKSCDQPAARAPEDKPAGNVPSAEKSQVPRTSLAGNFVHSTGGDVPMKPDNSDTAPHKLLVETKKRLRPSKTTYHTVQQGGLPQGSYVIGGSPIGWNFLMWPGCKAVYYGLTKAEWLVRRSAR; this is encoded by the exons ATGCTCCCTCCGGTCACCATCCCTGCCCAtccgcctccgccgtcgaaGTCCACGACAACCTCCAgcccggagcagcagcaggagccgccgccgccgccgccgcctgctcctcctTCCGGCGTTGAGTCCGAGGCGCCGCCGAAGAGgcggaaggtggaggaggtggggtTTCAACGCTCGCCGTACTACACGATCAGAGAAACCGTCGCAAATCTCCGCGGCTGCTTCCTTCAG GTTTGCCAAGGAACAGAGTCCCAAAAGAAAGATGCTGCTGTTGAGATCTTGAAAG AGATGAAAGATGTCATGGAATTATCCAAGAAAGCACGGCTTGAACTTTCCTCTGCTGCTGAGCCTGTGAAATCGTGCGACCAACCTGCAGCCAGAGCTCCCGAGGATAAGCCTGCTGGAAATGTTCCATCTGCAGAGAAGAGTCAAGTTCCTCGAACAAGCCTGGCTGGAAATTTCGTGCACAGTACAGGTGGGGATGTACCGATGAAGCCTGATAACTCAGACACTGCACCACATAAATTGCTAGTGGAGACGAAAAAGAGGCTCAGACCAAGTAAGACAACATATCATACAGTGCAGCAGGGTGGACTCCCGCAAGGGTCTTATGTCATCGGTGGATCTCCCATTGGCTGGAATTTTCTCATGTGGCCTGGATGCAAAGCAGTCTACTACGGTTTGACCAAAGCAGAGTGGTTGGTCCGTCGATCTGCAAGATGA